One Pseudanabaena sp. FACHB-2040 genomic window carries:
- a CDS encoding A24 family peptidase, translating to MLGAAVGSFLNVVIYRIPEGLSLLYPPSRCPRCHTPLKPYDNVPVFGWLWLRGRCRYCKAPIAARYPLIEAFTGGLFLATFWLFGFSGFTLGYWLLLSWLVVLTFIDFDTLTLPNSLTQSGLVVGLIFQAAMGYSETGSVAAAVHRLMGGVIGAVVGVWLFDLITLFASAALGQTAMGGGDAKLAAMLGAWLGWPGVLLSGFLACLSGAVVGGSAIALRLISRRQPMPFGPFLALGAVIAIFWGDVLIGAYLRVFFPSL from the coding sequence ATGTTGGGGGCTGCCGTAGGCAGCTTTCTGAATGTGGTGATCTACCGCATTCCGGAGGGGCTATCGCTGCTGTATCCACCCTCCCGCTGTCCTCGCTGCCACACCCCGCTCAAGCCCTACGACAATGTGCCCGTCTTTGGTTGGCTCTGGCTGAGAGGCCGCTGCCGCTATTGCAAAGCACCCATTGCCGCCCGTTATCCGCTGATCGAGGCGTTCACGGGAGGGCTGTTTTTAGCAACTTTCTGGCTGTTTGGCTTCTCTGGGTTTACGCTGGGCTACTGGCTGCTGCTGAGCTGGCTGGTGGTGCTGACGTTTATCGACTTTGATACCCTGACGCTGCCCAATTCCCTCACGCAGTCTGGGCTGGTTGTAGGGCTAATCTTTCAAGCAGCAATGGGGTATAGCGAAACCGGATCGGTCGCGGCGGCAGTGCATCGGCTGATGGGAGGCGTGATTGGGGCCGTGGTGGGGGTCTGGCTGTTTGACCTGATTACTCTGTTTGCCTCGGCAGCATTGGGGCAGACAGCGATGGGCGGCGGCGATGCTAAGCTGGCGGCGATGTTGGGGGCCTGGCTGGGCTGGCCGGGGGTTTTGCTGAGCGGATTTTTGGCCTGCTTGAGCGGGGCCGTGGTGGGGGGTAGTGCGATCGCACTGCGCCTAATCAGCCGTCGTCAGCCCATGCCCTTTGGGCCGTTTCTGGCATTGGGAGCAGTGATTGCAATTTTTTGGGGCGATGTATTGATTGGGGCTTATTTGAGGGTGTTTTTTCCGTCTTTGTAG
- a CDS encoding N-acetyltransferase has product MEESRGLPIKIRPEQVSDYGAIAQLHTLAFGQSSEARLVEKIRHSVAYVSDLALVAEINCQIVGHILFSYGQLVGKDTVPVLVLAPLAVLPQHQRQGIGKRLVQQGLRAARARGNSLVTVLGEPAYYSQFGFEPAVRYGIESPFPVPEAAFMVKLVGQNSDLLHGKLQYAPAFDDVIQEATHAEA; this is encoded by the coding sequence GTGGAAGAGTCTAGGGGGCTACCGATCAAGATCAGGCCCGAACAGGTGAGTGACTACGGAGCCATTGCCCAACTGCACACGTTGGCCTTTGGTCAGTCAAGTGAAGCTCGGCTGGTTGAAAAAATTCGCCACTCCGTTGCCTATGTGTCAGATCTGGCCCTAGTAGCAGAGATCAACTGTCAGATTGTGGGCCACATTTTGTTTAGCTACGGGCAGCTTGTGGGAAAAGACACAGTGCCAGTGCTGGTGCTGGCCCCACTAGCAGTGCTGCCTCAGCATCAGCGGCAGGGCATTGGTAAGCGACTGGTGCAGCAGGGCCTGAGAGCCGCTAGAGCTAGGGGCAACTCGCTAGTGACGGTGTTAGGAGAGCCAGCTTACTACAGCCAGTTTGGCTTTGAACCTGCTGTCCGCTACGGCATTGAGTCTCCTTTTCCTGTGCCAGAGGCCGCTTTCATGGTCAAGCTAGTCGGCCAAAACTCTGACCTGTTGCACGGCAAGCTGCAGTACGCACCCGCCTTTGATGACGTGATCCAGGAGGCTACCCATGCAGAGGCTTAG
- a CDS encoding aminotransferase class I/II-fold pyridoxal phosphate-dependent enzyme encodes MHIESQIIRATAPSSAENMGSVVPPIYLSSTFERAADGTYPHEYIYSRSGNPNRQALEAAIATLERGTEAAAFASGSAATMSVFQALKAGDHVIAPQNVYFGVQEMLRQIFAPWGLAFDLVDTTDLAAVQQAIKANTRLILIETPSNPQLAVTDIRAAAHLAHEAGASLACDNTVASPVLQNPLEHGADLVIHATTKYLAGHSDVIGGIVVTRELSPLFNQIRLIQGIGGAVPSPFDCWLALRGLQTLACRVHTQAANAQRLAELLSQHGAVERVLYPGLADHPGHAIAAQQMSGYGGLLSILVKGNQETALAVAAKVKLFTRATSFGGPHSLIEHRASIEAPGTQTPVNLLRLSVGLEHPEDLMADLDQALQGAGQ; translated from the coding sequence ATGCATATTGAAAGCCAGATTATCCGCGCGACGGCACCGAGTTCTGCTGAAAACATGGGGTCAGTCGTGCCCCCCATTTATCTGTCGTCTACCTTTGAACGCGCTGCCGATGGCACCTATCCGCACGAATATATCTATTCTCGCAGCGGCAATCCTAATCGGCAGGCGCTAGAAGCTGCGATCGCAACCCTAGAGCGCGGCACCGAAGCCGCCGCCTTTGCCTCTGGGTCAGCCGCTACCATGTCGGTTTTTCAGGCGCTAAAGGCTGGCGACCACGTGATTGCCCCACAAAACGTCTACTTTGGGGTGCAGGAAATGCTGCGGCAGATTTTTGCTCCCTGGGGCCTCGCTTTTGACCTGGTAGATACGACCGATTTGGCGGCGGTGCAGCAGGCAATAAAAGCCAACACCCGGCTAATTCTGATTGAGACGCCTTCTAACCCGCAACTGGCCGTCACTGACATTCGAGCCGCTGCCCACCTAGCCCATGAAGCCGGAGCTTCCCTAGCCTGCGACAACACAGTGGCCTCGCCCGTGCTGCAAAATCCGCTAGAGCACGGGGCTGACTTAGTCATCCACGCCACCACCAAATATCTGGCCGGACACAGCGACGTGATCGGCGGCATAGTCGTGACCCGAGAGCTATCTCCCCTATTCAACCAAATCCGTCTAATTCAAGGCATCGGCGGTGCGGTGCCCTCGCCCTTTGACTGCTGGCTGGCTCTGCGGGGGCTGCAAACCCTCGCCTGCCGGGTTCATACTCAGGCCGCAAACGCCCAGCGCTTGGCCGAGTTGCTCAGCCAGCATGGGGCGGTAGAGCGGGTGCTGTATCCGGGCTTGGCCGACCATCCGGGCCATGCGATCGCAGCCCAGCAGATGAGTGGTTACGGCGGCCTGCTCTCGATTTTGGTCAAGGGTAATCAGGAAACGGCCCTGGCAGTAGCCGCCAAGGTCAAACTATTTACCCGCGCCACTAGCTTTGGCGGTCCTCACAGCTTAATTGAGCACCGGGCTTCGATTGAGGCTCCGGGCACCCAAACTCCGGTGAATCTGCTGCGGCTGTCTGTCGGACTAGAGCATCCAGAGGATTTGATGGCCGATCTGGATCAGGCGCTGCAGGGCGCTGGTCAGTAG
- a CDS encoding DUF2330 domain-containing protein, translating to MWKTLGKTSLLRRLGPSLGIIGGVAIAFFTLVPAAWAFCGFYVAKADTSLYNQASQVIIARDGNRTVLTMANDYQGDVQDFALVVPVPVLLTEDQVNVGDPAIVERLDAFSAPRLVEYFDPDPCAPVYPMAPSMAPGSLTSQAARGAAADQSLGVTVEASFSVGEYDIVILSARESDGLETWLRQNDYQLPSGASGLLQPYIRQGMKFFVAKVNLEEFDRGGFQSLRPLQMAYESPRFMLPIRLGMVNAQQEQDLMVYLLTPSGQVEVTNYRTVKIPSEAEIPVFVKDEFSDFYRSMFQLSHQQENRSVAFLEYAWDMGWCDPCAANPLTPEELRQAGVFWIGSAQAQARTGLMPPPGNNVFITRLHVRYARDKFPEDLVFQETSNRENFQGRYILRHAFSGGAACEAAEAYRRSLPERFEREAQTLARLTGWDVSEIRRKLPAVETAPTPWWRRLWP from the coding sequence ATGTGGAAAACCCTGGGGAAAACTTCGCTGCTGAGGCGATTAGGCCCCTCGCTGGGGATAATTGGTGGGGTTGCGATCGCATTCTTTACTCTAGTTCCGGCTGCCTGGGCCTTTTGCGGCTTCTACGTGGCCAAGGCCGATACCAGCCTCTACAACCAGGCATCGCAGGTGATCATTGCGCGAGACGGCAACCGCACCGTGTTGACGATGGCCAATGACTACCAGGGCGATGTGCAGGACTTTGCCCTGGTAGTGCCGGTGCCAGTGCTGCTCACTGAGGATCAGGTCAACGTAGGCGATCCGGCCATTGTGGAGCGGCTCGATGCCTTTAGCGCCCCCCGTTTAGTGGAATATTTCGACCCCGATCCCTGTGCCCCGGTTTACCCCATGGCTCCAAGCATGGCCCCTGGTAGCTTGACCAGTCAGGCTGCCAGGGGAGCCGCTGCCGATCAGTCCTTAGGCGTCACCGTAGAAGCCAGCTTTTCCGTGGGTGAATACGACATTGTTATCCTCAGCGCCCGCGAATCAGACGGGCTAGAAACTTGGCTGCGGCAAAACGACTACCAGCTGCCATCTGGGGCCAGCGGTCTGCTGCAGCCCTACATTCGCCAGGGCATGAAGTTTTTTGTTGCTAAGGTCAACCTGGAGGAGTTTGATCGCGGCGGCTTCCAGTCTCTGCGGCCGCTACAAATGGCTTATGAGTCGCCCCGATTCATGCTGCCAATTCGGCTGGGCATGGTCAACGCTCAGCAGGAGCAGGATTTAATGGTGTATCTACTAACGCCCTCTGGGCAGGTCGAGGTGACCAACTACCGCACCGTGAAAATTCCCTCTGAGGCTGAGATTCCAGTTTTCGTGAAGGACGAGTTCAGCGACTTCTACCGCTCCATGTTTCAGCTCAGCCACCAGCAGGAGAACCGCAGCGTTGCCTTCCTTGAATATGCCTGGGACATGGGCTGGTGCGACCCCTGCGCCGCCAATCCCCTAACACCAGAGGAACTGCGCCAGGCAGGCGTTTTTTGGATCGGATCGGCACAGGCACAGGCCCGGACAGGACTGATGCCGCCTCCAGGCAATAATGTCTTCATCACTCGTCTGCACGTTCGCTATGCCCGCGACAAGTTTCCGGAGGACTTGGTATTTCAGGAAACGTCAAACCGCGAAAATTTTCAGGGTCGGTACATTTTGCGCCATGCGTTTAGCGGAGGAGCAGCCTGTGAAGCCGCAGAGGCTTACCGCAGATCTTTGCCTGAGCGGTTTGAGCGCGAGGCCCAAACCCTAGCTCGACTGACCGGCTGGGATGTCTCCGAGATTCGCCGGAAGCTGCCAGCAGTAGAAACTGCCCCCACTCCCTGGTGGCGTCGGCTGTGGCCCTAA
- a CDS encoding N-acetylmuramoyl-L-alanine amidase, which yields MHSHWLIPGTLSALSALVITLPAEAAQLQSWWFDAQNNRLTFTTDVGVQPRAQMIFSPTRVVVDLPGTTLGRATQSQRVGGAVREVRAGQFDAQTTRIVIELSESYAVSPQQVEVRGLSANQWVVQLPAPGTAAATPASGAPQTAPPSQAAPGQAANQRAANQIVRQGNARGAAQLEGISTTGDGFLLRVSGNVPQPRVTQSGRGPDNRQLTIELPNTAIASTLRPIALPSNRYSVITWEITQLESDPPTTRITLALAAASPDWRVLNNQGGVILLPPRGVAISSIPDSPPPTATSPVAAQPPPSRPTQPIAVPPTPTTPPPTPRPAAPPPSVRNERRVVVIDPGHGGVDPGAVGIGGLQEKHVIFPISLRVREILESQGVTVIMTRYDDRTVELQPRVDVAERANATVFVSIHANAISLSRPEVNGTESYYASESGRRLAATIHASMLAATGMNDRGVRQANFFVIRRTSMPATLLELGFVTGAQDAPRLRDPAWQETMANAIARGILQYLQQNP from the coding sequence TTGCATTCTCACTGGCTAATTCCGGGGACATTGAGTGCGTTGAGTGCGCTGGTGATTACACTACCGGCTGAAGCAGCGCAGCTCCAGTCCTGGTGGTTCGATGCCCAGAATAATCGGCTCACCTTCACCACCGATGTAGGGGTGCAGCCGAGGGCGCAGATGATTTTTAGCCCCACCCGCGTTGTCGTAGACCTGCCGGGGACGACTTTGGGCCGGGCCACTCAGAGCCAGCGGGTAGGTGGAGCCGTGCGCGAGGTGAGGGCAGGCCAGTTTGATGCTCAGACTACTCGTATTGTGATTGAGCTGAGTGAGAGCTACGCGGTTAGCCCTCAGCAGGTCGAGGTGCGGGGCCTCAGCGCTAACCAGTGGGTGGTGCAGCTGCCTGCCCCCGGTACTGCCGCCGCAACGCCTGCTTCGGGCGCACCCCAGACCGCGCCCCCTAGTCAAGCAGCCCCCGGCCAAGCCGCTAACCAACGCGCTGCCAATCAAATCGTGCGCCAGGGCAACGCTAGGGGAGCAGCTCAGCTAGAGGGCATTTCAACCACTGGGGACGGCTTTTTGCTGCGGGTTAGCGGCAATGTGCCTCAGCCCAGGGTGACCCAGAGCGGTAGAGGGCCGGATAACCGCCAGTTAACGATTGAGCTACCCAATACTGCGATCGCATCTACCCTCCGGCCCATCGCCCTGCCCAGCAACCGCTACAGCGTTATCACTTGGGAGATAACCCAGCTAGAGTCAGACCCGCCCACCACTCGAATCACGCTGGCCCTAGCGGCGGCCAGTCCTGACTGGCGAGTATTGAACAACCAAGGCGGCGTAATTTTGCTGCCGCCTCGGGGGGTGGCGATTAGCTCGATTCCTGACAGCCCGCCCCCAACAGCGACATCGCCCGTGGCAGCCCAGCCGCCACCGAGCAGACCGACTCAGCCAATCGCTGTGCCACCTACCCCCACTACCCCACCGCCCACACCCCGGCCAGCGGCTCCTCCACCTTCGGTGCGTAACGAGCGGCGGGTGGTCGTAATAGATCCGGGTCACGGCGGGGTTGACCCGGGTGCAGTCGGCATTGGCGGTCTGCAGGAGAAACACGTGATCTTTCCGATCTCTCTGCGAGTGCGGGAGATTTTGGAGAGCCAGGGCGTCACCGTGATCATGACTCGCTATGACGATCGCACTGTGGAGCTGCAGCCCCGAGTCGATGTTGCCGAGCGGGCTAATGCCACCGTGTTTGTCAGCATTCACGCCAATGCGATCAGCCTCAGCCGACCCGAGGTCAATGGCACTGAGTCTTACTACGCCTCTGAGTCTGGGCGGCGGCTAGCAGCGACTATTCACGCCAGCATGCTGGCAGCGACCGGCATGAATGATCGAGGTGTGCGACAGGCGAACTTCTTTGTGATCCGCCGCACCTCCATGCCAGCAACCCTGCTAGAGCTGGGCTTTGTCACTGGGGCTCAAGATGCGCCTCGGCTGCGAGATCCGGCCTGGCAAGAGACAATGGCCAATGCGATCGCACGCGGCATTCTCCAGTATCTTCAGCAAAATCCCTAG
- a CDS encoding ABC transporter substrate-binding protein yields MTKKNEIPALVLALGTTLLLLGGGFWWLTRHTELGRNLSQSLPEITPSADPAAPNSPGQSALEQRFSTGERLLITGVTSAQKEAGISAIASGDFAQAVSSLEASLQQNRNDPEALIYLNNARIGNGQSYTLAVAVPTTTSVDPAQEILRGVAQAQRQVNEAGGINGVPLRIVIANDDNAPTVAAQVAESLVQDPTVLGVVGHFGSETSLAAGEVYQQGGLVMVSPTSTAVGLSGFGDAVFRTVPSDRFTATTLSRYLVNSLQQRNAAIYFNADSDYSRSLKDELTTALLSDGGQVVAEINVAQPSFNASNSLDQVTQQGAEVLVLATNTATLDQALQVVQANQNRLPLLGGDSLYNPQLLQRGGDNAADMVVTVPWILLSNPNTPFVATARQLWGGGDVNWRTAMAYDAVLALAAGLAPNPSRSGLQATLSGSGFTTEGATGTIRFLPSGDRNQAMQLVQVRPGTRSGYGYDFVPVQP; encoded by the coding sequence ATGACCAAGAAAAATGAGATTCCGGCGCTGGTTTTAGCTTTGGGCACCACCCTGCTGCTGTTGGGCGGCGGCTTTTGGTGGCTGACCCGCCATACTGAGCTGGGCCGTAACTTGAGTCAATCGCTGCCGGAGATTACGCCTAGTGCCGATCCTGCTGCCCCCAACAGTCCAGGCCAGTCAGCCCTGGAGCAGCGCTTTAGTACGGGCGAGCGGCTGCTGATTACCGGAGTGACCTCAGCCCAAAAAGAGGCGGGGATTAGTGCGATCGCATCTGGCGACTTCGCCCAAGCCGTTAGTTCTTTGGAGGCGTCTCTACAGCAAAATCGCAACGACCCCGAAGCGCTGATCTACCTCAACAATGCCCGTATTGGTAACGGACAGAGCTATACCTTGGCGGTAGCCGTGCCGACGACAACTTCAGTGGACCCGGCCCAGGAAATCCTGCGGGGGGTTGCCCAGGCCCAGCGGCAGGTGAATGAAGCCGGGGGCATCAACGGCGTGCCCCTTCGTATCGTGATTGCAAACGACGACAATGCCCCTACCGTGGCCGCCCAGGTAGCTGAGTCGCTGGTGCAAGATCCTACTGTGCTGGGCGTTGTCGGCCACTTTGGCAGCGAGACTTCTCTGGCGGCAGGTGAGGTCTATCAGCAGGGCGGGCTGGTGATGGTGTCGCCCACCAGCACCGCCGTCGGGCTGTCGGGCTTTGGCGACGCTGTTTTTAGGACGGTGCCGAGCGATCGCTTCACGGCTACTACCCTGTCTCGCTACCTGGTCAACAGCCTGCAGCAGCGTAATGCAGCGATTTACTTCAATGCCGACAGCGACTACAGCCGATCTCTAAAAGATGAGCTGACTACGGCGCTGTTGAGCGATGGCGGCCAGGTCGTTGCCGAGATCAACGTTGCCCAACCCAGCTTTAACGCCAGCAATAGCTTAGACCAAGTGACTCAGCAGGGGGCGGAGGTGCTGGTGCTAGCCACCAACACGGCTACGCTAGATCAGGCGCTGCAGGTAGTCCAGGCCAATCAAAACCGCCTGCCTCTGCTTGGCGGCGACAGCCTCTACAATCCTCAGCTTTTGCAGCGAGGTGGAGACAATGCCGCCGACATGGTGGTGACGGTGCCCTGGATTTTGCTGTCTAACCCCAATACTCCCTTTGTGGCTACGGCCCGTCAGCTCTGGGGTGGCGGCGACGTCAACTGGCGCACCGCAATGGCTTACGATGCAGTGCTGGCGCTGGCTGCCGGACTTGCGCCCAACCCCAGCCGCTCAGGGCTGCAGGCGACTCTATCAGGATCTGGCTTTACCACTGAGGGCGCTACGGGCACGATCCGGTTTTTGCCTTCGGGCGATCGCAATCAGGCCATGCAGCTAGTTCAGGTGCGCCCCGGCACTCGCTCTGGGTATGGCTACGACTTTGTGCCTGTGCAGCCCTAG